ATATGATCAAAAATGCTGTGCAGTATGGGAAACAGGGGAAAGTGCTAGGCATTGAATTGACTGAGAACGAAAAAGAGTACCAACTGTGTATATGGGACAAGGGTGCAGGGATTTCCAAAGAAGATGTACCTCATGTATTTGATAGGATGTATCGCACAGATCGCGCAAGGAACTCTTTACTTGGAGGTAGCGGGTTGGGTCTTGCTATAGCTAAGAGCCTTGTAGAAAAGCATTCAGGAAGAATATGGGTGGAAAGCGAGCCAGAAATAAAAACGATTTTTGGCTTTTCTATTCCCAAGCAAAGGCATGAAATGGAATTTAAGAATTAATTAAGAACAAATTAAGAGGCAATTAAATTCGTCTGCTTATCATGTAACTATGAAAGGCTAGTGACAATGTTTTTATAGCAGGGGGACAACATGAGTATAATCATTAAAACAACGCATGTAACTAAGACTTATGGTACTCAGATAGCAGTAAATAACCTTCAGATGAACGTAGGGCAAGGACAAATTTACGGTTTTCTCGGTCAGAATGGTGCAGGAAAGACGACAACTATTCGTATGTTGTTAGGCTTAATAAAACCCACCCAAGGGAAGATTGAAATATTCGGAGAAAATTTGCTTAAAAAAAGGAAAGAGATCTTAAGAAGAATTGGTTCGATTGTGGAGTCCTCAGGATTCTATGAAAACTTAACAGCTAGAGAAAATCTCTTCATTAATGCAAAACTCATGGGTGTTCATAAGAAAAATGCAATAGAAGAAGCCTTAGAGATCGTCGGACTTCAAAATGAGACGAAAAAGCTGGTCGGAAAATACTCATTGGGAATGAAGCAGCGCCTAGGTATAGCCAGAGCCATTTTGCATCACCCTGAGCTGTTACTATTAGACGAACCAACCAATGGTTTAGATCCGATTGGCATTAAAGAAATACGAAGACTGATTAAATCTCTAGCACAAGAAAGAAATATTACGATTTTAATTTCTAGTCATATTTTATCGGAAGTAGAGCAACTGGCAGATCAGATAGGAATTATTCATGAGGGGAAGCTACTTGAGGAAATCTCCTTAGAGGAGCTTAGAGTCAGAAATCGTAAATATCTTGAGTTTCAGGTATCGAACGATAATAAAGCAGCTATGCTCATGGAGGATCAGTTTCAAATATCAGATTACGAAGTTCATGAAGAAGGAATTATTCGTGTGTATTCACACCTTGGTCAACAGGGAAAGCTTAACAAGCTGTTTGTAGAGAATGATATTGAAGTAAGTAAGATTACGATGAGCGAAGATAAGCTAGAGGATTACTTCACTAACTTAATTGGAGGTGGGACTATTGGTTAATTTGTTTTGTATTGAGCTTTTAAAACTGAAGCGAGCGAAGATGTTTTTTGTCAGCATGATAGGAGCAGCTTCGGCCCCAATCATGGTATTTATCGGATTTTTAAATATGAAGATGAAAACTCCTGATGTATCAGTTCAATTTCATGCTGCTTTTTACAATACGAATTTGTATACGCTTTTGCTAATAGGAACACTTCTGTATGGAGTAATTACAGCTTATCTCTTTAATCGTGAGTATGTGGAAGATACATTAAAGAACCTGCTAACCATTCCTGTGTCGAGAGCTAGCTTTATTGTAAGTAAATTAGTTTTACTACTCGTTTGGATTTTACTATTAACGATAATGGTTTGGGGACTGACCTTGATTTTAGGACTTATTGGACAGTTTGAGGGTCTGAGTTCCACTTTATTAATACAATCCTTTACACAATATATCATAGGTGGTTTCCTACTTTTTCTTTTGTCAACTCCAACTA
This is a stretch of genomic DNA from Brevibacillus laterosporus DSM 25. It encodes these proteins:
- a CDS encoding ABC transporter ATP-binding protein, with protein sequence MSIIIKTTHVTKTYGTQIAVNNLQMNVGQGQIYGFLGQNGAGKTTTIRMLLGLIKPTQGKIEIFGENLLKKRKEILRRIGSIVESSGFYENLTARENLFINAKLMGVHKKNAIEEALEIVGLQNETKKLVGKYSLGMKQRLGIARAILHHPELLLLDEPTNGLDPIGIKEIRRLIKSLAQERNITILISSHILSEVEQLADQIGIIHEGKLLEEISLEELRVRNRKYLEFQVSNDNKAAMLMEDQFQISDYEVHEEGIIRVYSHLGQQGKLNKLFVENDIEVSKITMSEDKLEDYFTNLIGGGTIG
- a CDS encoding ABC transporter permease is translated as MVNLFCIELLKLKRAKMFFVSMIGAASAPIMVFIGFLNMKMKTPDVSVQFHAAFYNTNLYTLLLIGTLLYGVITAYLFNREYVEDTLKNLLTIPVSRASFIVSKLVLLLVWILLLTIMVWGLTLILGLIGQFEGLSSTLLIQSFTQYIIGGFLLFLLSTPTMLVTFLFKNYVPTIIFTAMITMTNVALANSEYRVLFPYSAVHVIATNGFVPEYAPVYSYLSILITSIVGFIVTTIYFNKADIH